The Prevotella herbatica genome contains the following window.
GGTAAGGGTACTGTCAAGGCGGACCTCGGTACCCAGGGAAGGAATACATAATGCATCATAGAGCAGATTGGACTTCAGCGCTACATATTGCGCATGAAGGCGCAATGATGACAGGGATACCAATAAAAGCAAAAATGACTTTAATATAATATCACTCATCCTACGTTTCGTACTATGAAATTTTAATTTACTCATCCAATTTATCTATTCTATTATTACACGTTCCGTTACTTTGTAAGTAACAGAAAGGATTGGGGAATAATGTTGGATAAGAATAGACAAAAAGGGAACTAACCAGCGGATAAGTGCTACCGTTGGATAACAATATGTACATCGAATTATGTTTAAAATGTGTTTATATCAAACGCATTAAGATTACATATGTCCCGTTGGTTATGTTTTTTATTGGTTTTTATTATTTTTTAGTTAATAAATGCAAATTAGTATATAACTTAATAAATTAATAACTACATTTGCCCAACAATTAGTTGTATCTGTTACTTACAAAGTAACGGCTACATTTTTTTATTTACTTTCGATATTTATTGATATCTTTTTAAAAGGCTAATCATTGCTACTTATCTTACATTCAGACATTTGCAGACTTTGCTGTTTGCCTTTCCTATTTCTTCTGCATCAAAACCTTTGAGGTATATCTGTGTGGTTCTGATGTCGGAATGACCGAGGGCAGAACTGATTACCTCCACTGGTACATGATGATGGAGGGCATTTGTAGCCCACGAATGGCGGAAGGTGTAGGAAGAAATACTAATTTTTACGCCAAAGGCTTTTGCTAGGCGTTTAAGACCTGCATTGAAATTGCGAAGCAATGACTGGTAGCGCTTGTAGCCGCTCTCTGTGCTGAGGTCTAAATCTGATACGGGGAGAAGCTTGATGAGTTTGCAAACATTTCTGTTTACAGGAATATTCACACAGCTCCCTGTCTTTTGGCGGTTGTATTTCAACACACCGTCCACAACCGAATGAATGCCAAGATGCTGCAGGTCGACAAACGGCATTCCACAAAGTCGGTACATTGCTGCCGCCATTAACTGTACCCGTTTCAGAGCTAGGCTTTTCACCTCACCGGTAAGGATCTCCTTCAAATTAGATTCGTCGAGTGCCTTCTTGTGATTTCGGTCTATGCCCGTGAACACATCATGGAACAGGTTGAACACAAATCGGGCAAGACCTGCCATAATAGCCTTGTTGTAGATGGCACGGAGCATGCGCATATAGGTAGAAATGGTGTTGAAGGAATGGGAAGTACGGATAAGGTATTTCTCATAGAGTTTCAGGGCTTGGGTAGTGATGTCCCCGAAGCGGATGGTGTCACGTCCGAGATACTCACTGAAAGAGTGAGCGGCACAACCATAAAGGTGGGCAGTGGAAAAGCTCCCGCAGCTTTTTTGTTTGTTAATACATGTCTGTGTAAAAGAAGAGAATGTTACTTTCATAAAATAATAATGATTTAAAAAGTGAATTACAAATATACAAATCAAAAACTAATAAAAAGAAAGTACAATCTTATTTTAAATTTAATAACACACGAATCATTGTTATTTAAGTACGGATTAT
Protein-coding sequences here:
- a CDS encoding tyrosine-type recombinase/integrase, whose product is MKVTFSSFTQTCINKQKSCGSFSTAHLYGCAAHSFSEYLGRDTIRFGDITTQALKLYEKYLIRTSHSFNTISTYMRMLRAIYNKAIMAGLARFVFNLFHDVFTGIDRNHKKALDESNLKEILTGEVKSLALKRVQLMAAAMYRLCGMPFVDLQHLGIHSVVDGVLKYNRQKTGSCVNIPVNRNVCKLIKLLPVSDLDLSTESGYKRYQSLLRNFNAGLKRLAKAFGVKISISSYTFRHSWATNALHHHVPVEVISSALGHSDIRTTQIYLKGFDAEEIGKANSKVCKCLNVR